One window of Rhodopirellula bahusiensis genomic DNA carries:
- a CDS encoding sulfatase, with translation MSRFLKIQALATCAVLGAIGFAAPAFSQDRPDKPNVVLLLTDDLGWQDVGCYDIDEPCPYETPNIDRLSQQGVLFRQAYSPAPTCAPSRAAILSGKHPARTQKTHVVGGAPPSPYTKKSPLISPWYSGRMKLSEITIAEALRENGYRTGHAGKWHVAINHFAFPQPEDQGFDFTRAERGVTRPMRPNRLSGFASDADDDPYKLDEDGFPFHQNVADVMSFMDEAKAEPFFLYHATYLVHAPIHTRSERLLRKYCEKMNVPFPTDPKIWELEGQRNPFYGAMVEMLDHYVGNVLRYLDTTEDPRWPGHQLSENTYVIFTSDNGGMERHPGEIITDNYPLDKGKINAKEGGVRVPLIIRGPGIAPGTESNAMVNGLDFYPTILSWTGTSKPAEQHLDGTDLSSLLASDPTDASLIVDRDGKPRDSMFWHFPHSSMQSTLRVGGYKLIRNWNDVLQGGDNPLELYLLYDERNQRVDIEESNNLADDMPEKAAAMNEELQRRLDETAASTPSLNPTCSRRLPNKDKVCEVSDHGRDGSIVWAKFETNGAKVVKANLIYTDNGGERYEEWYRLPAKIVGDRVEVELPKEATHYVFNLIDENQYLVSYPTMKNGKDSSEPYSKRAIAK, from the coding sequence ATGTCTCGCTTCCTGAAAATTCAGGCATTGGCCACGTGCGCCGTTCTTGGTGCGATCGGTTTCGCTGCTCCAGCATTCTCGCAGGATCGTCCGGACAAGCCCAATGTGGTGTTGCTGTTGACGGATGATCTCGGATGGCAAGACGTCGGTTGCTACGACATCGACGAGCCCTGCCCCTATGAGACTCCCAACATCGATCGGCTGAGTCAGCAGGGCGTCTTGTTTCGGCAAGCGTATTCGCCGGCACCAACTTGTGCCCCGTCGAGGGCTGCGATTCTGTCAGGCAAGCATCCCGCCAGAACACAGAAGACTCATGTGGTTGGAGGAGCACCTCCGTCGCCTTACACCAAGAAATCGCCACTGATCTCGCCGTGGTACAGCGGCCGAATGAAGTTGAGCGAAATCACGATTGCCGAGGCGCTTCGCGAAAACGGGTATCGGACGGGGCACGCGGGGAAATGGCATGTCGCGATCAATCATTTCGCGTTCCCACAACCGGAAGACCAAGGCTTCGATTTCACTCGGGCCGAACGAGGCGTGACCCGACCAATGCGTCCCAACCGCTTGTCCGGATTCGCGAGCGATGCGGACGACGATCCTTACAAGCTGGATGAGGATGGATTCCCGTTTCATCAGAATGTGGCTGACGTGATGTCGTTCATGGACGAAGCCAAAGCCGAACCCTTCTTTCTGTATCACGCGACGTACTTGGTGCACGCTCCGATTCACACGCGATCGGAACGGTTGCTGCGGAAGTACTGTGAAAAAATGAATGTTCCGTTCCCGACTGATCCCAAGATCTGGGAGCTCGAAGGGCAACGCAATCCGTTCTACGGTGCGATGGTCGAGATGCTGGACCACTATGTTGGCAACGTGTTGCGTTACCTCGACACCACGGAAGACCCGCGTTGGCCGGGACATCAACTGAGCGAGAACACGTACGTGATCTTCACGTCGGACAATGGCGGGATGGAGCGTCATCCGGGCGAGATCATCACCGACAACTATCCGCTCGACAAAGGCAAGATCAACGCGAAGGAAGGCGGCGTCCGCGTCCCATTGATCATTCGCGGTCCAGGGATCGCACCAGGAACAGAATCCAATGCGATGGTAAACGGTTTGGATTTCTATCCGACCATTTTGTCTTGGACCGGAACCTCCAAGCCGGCCGAGCAACATCTCGATGGAACGGACCTGTCGTCGTTGCTTGCATCAGATCCAACGGATGCGTCCTTGATCGTTGATCGCGACGGAAAGCCTCGTGATTCGATGTTCTGGCACTTCCCGCACTCGTCGATGCAGTCCACTCTTCGCGTCGGCGGCTACAAGCTGATTCGAAATTGGAACGATGTCTTGCAAGGCGGTGACAATCCGCTGGAACTGTACCTCCTCTATGACGAGCGGAATCAACGTGTGGACATCGAGGAGTCCAACAACTTGGCCGACGATATGCCTGAGAAAGCAGCGGCGATGAATGAAGAGCTGCAACGGCGTCTCGATGAAACAGCCGCGAGCACGCCCTCTCTGAACCCAACTTGTTCGCGTCGTTTGCCAAACAAAGACAAGGTTTGCGAGGTTTCCGATCACGGACGGGATGGAAGCATTGTGTGGGCGAAGTTTGAAACGAACGGGGCGAAGGTGGTGAAAGCCAATCTGATCTACACGGACAACGGAGGCGAACGATACGAGGAATGGTATCGGCTGCCCGCGAAAATCGTGGGTGACCGTGTGGAGGTTGAATTGCCCAAAGAGGCGACGCACTACGTTTTCAACCTGATCGACGAGAACCAATATTTGGTCAGTTACCCGACGATGAAAAACGGAAAGGATTCGTCGGAACCGTATTCGAAACGGGCGATCGCGAAATAG
- a CDS encoding dienelactone hydrolase family protein: MKSCLRSRCVSIRCMLLAFMVVLCGADSASAQLDETLPSLVDGRAPENFEEMWRGFDPTSEPLNVEVVKEWEEDGVDLKIVRFRMGVFKGHEAKLAAVFGVPKCATNVPGLVQIHGGGQFADHKACVANAKRGYATVSIAWAGRISAPGHRVSRDEVKLFWDQKTDDPAYRLTTDWGVVDGYHAPSRNPGNQFPSAKPAEWTLDDVESPRNSGWFLCAIAARRALTFLESQPEVDASRLGVYGHSMGGKLTVLTAVDPRVKAAAPSCGGISDRYNDSELFRKTLGDDVSLSEIQCPIMFLSPANDFHGRIGDLPSAVSEIQSQDWRVTCSPHHNHQDTPAYEAATLLWFDQHLKNAFQFPQTPQVTMVWDGSEGVPKAKVQVDASMPIESVDMYYTQNGKPGETPADRDDVVHRFWHHVSAAEGDDVWTAKMPISSTSKPLWVYANVTYRLSETVEGVGYYYRTYRTDEVNLSSVVQMFDSEQLRAAGVKATKQHTNLIEDFASDWEREWFTYRPEQWARTTNKLCADQYKAPANAKLALEVQSLQANSLVVVIDEYAATVELDGSETWQTIELSPGDFQNAAGKLLANWEGIRQLKLSDAERLTGGRGEAAQSRIVGRRWKGEPPPFRNLRWTTQAADSANSRLDVFPASTVGVESVNGETKFQKQYSPSPSVWDDRIDEAAVFQVEMQHQQSPANSFRLRMGKGGQIYSLRGSFGESLPPSWRKPGGKLSPWNDEVWQFVAVCTQFNGIKTQRPNRRRPEQSSSQVEEVKNKLAELGLSDTFFVHNSGAYIPNSSELKSLYCPLLAYEIDEDARAIRMLNWGLVPQIRSVHRSPLLYYTQIRDAGDGVIEMTWVVHNFSQREDVVFDHLNAPWGGTRISSLPLRYVASPEGELLEREGFLSEHGTVDVRETAGWNLSCQSDADDSPSLALVYGRDKHLERELERKANGEAYCQFKHSLYRDWRASDPLYKNEWNDWATRPENSFRNYDVCEIIPKLRIVPGSTIWFRSYLVVGEKAATMKRAQSLVDHVDYGLLDFRADQCPMTTVVRGDVSMQLFAKPVSGSLPVFEIEHTETGQNILTTDPYYFVENQPLDLDLPSDHPQRDYFASVRGYFLDRNHSKWKRLVGYALVEPPAEGGSHANGTWKRLSSVLNLQVAAEDNKYHRDVWVQCSDTASNVEARATE; encoded by the coding sequence ATGAAGTCCTGTCTTCGTTCTCGATGTGTGTCGATTCGCTGCATGTTGTTGGCTTTCATGGTTGTATTGTGCGGCGCAGATTCCGCGTCGGCACAATTGGATGAGACTTTGCCGTCACTCGTCGACGGACGTGCTCCAGAAAACTTTGAGGAGATGTGGCGAGGCTTTGATCCCACGAGCGAGCCTCTGAATGTGGAGGTGGTGAAAGAATGGGAAGAGGACGGCGTCGATCTCAAGATCGTTCGCTTTCGAATGGGTGTGTTCAAAGGACACGAAGCCAAACTCGCCGCGGTCTTTGGCGTTCCCAAATGTGCCACGAATGTGCCGGGGTTGGTTCAAATTCACGGCGGCGGTCAATTCGCCGACCACAAGGCTTGCGTTGCCAATGCAAAACGAGGTTATGCGACGGTCTCGATTGCTTGGGCCGGTCGGATCTCAGCACCCGGCCACCGAGTTTCTCGCGACGAAGTGAAGCTGTTCTGGGATCAGAAAACGGATGATCCCGCCTACAGGCTGACCACCGACTGGGGCGTGGTGGATGGCTATCACGCTCCATCACGCAATCCTGGGAATCAGTTCCCGAGTGCGAAGCCCGCGGAGTGGACGTTGGACGATGTGGAATCGCCACGCAACAGCGGTTGGTTCTTGTGTGCGATCGCTGCCCGTCGAGCGTTGACATTTTTGGAATCGCAACCGGAAGTCGACGCAAGCCGACTTGGCGTCTACGGGCACTCCATGGGCGGCAAATTGACGGTGCTGACCGCGGTGGATCCTCGAGTCAAAGCCGCCGCGCCATCATGCGGCGGAATCAGCGATCGCTACAACGACAGCGAATTGTTTCGCAAGACGTTGGGCGATGACGTGAGCCTGAGTGAGATCCAGTGCCCGATCATGTTCCTCAGCCCCGCGAATGATTTCCATGGACGGATTGGTGACCTGCCCAGTGCGGTGAGTGAGATTCAAAGTCAAGATTGGCGGGTGACTTGCTCGCCTCATCACAACCACCAAGACACGCCCGCCTATGAAGCGGCGACGTTGCTTTGGTTTGATCAGCATCTGAAGAACGCCTTCCAATTTCCCCAGACACCCCAGGTGACGATGGTTTGGGATGGTTCCGAGGGCGTTCCGAAAGCCAAGGTTCAGGTGGATGCGTCCATGCCGATCGAGTCGGTTGATATGTACTACACCCAAAACGGCAAACCCGGCGAAACACCAGCCGATCGAGACGACGTCGTGCATCGATTCTGGCACCATGTTTCCGCCGCCGAAGGTGATGACGTATGGACCGCGAAAATGCCGATTTCCAGTACGAGCAAGCCGTTGTGGGTTTATGCCAACGTGACCTATCGGTTGTCTGAAACAGTGGAAGGCGTCGGCTACTACTACCGAACGTATCGCACCGACGAAGTGAACCTGTCTTCGGTGGTTCAAATGTTTGACTCCGAACAGTTGCGTGCCGCAGGTGTCAAAGCGACCAAGCAACACACCAACCTCATCGAAGATTTCGCGAGCGATTGGGAGCGTGAATGGTTCACCTATCGGCCGGAACAGTGGGCTCGGACGACGAACAAGCTCTGCGCCGATCAGTACAAAGCTCCCGCAAACGCGAAGCTGGCTCTGGAGGTACAGTCATTGCAAGCGAATTCGTTGGTGGTCGTGATCGATGAATATGCGGCGACTGTCGAGCTTGATGGCAGTGAGACTTGGCAAACGATCGAACTCTCGCCCGGCGATTTTCAGAATGCCGCCGGAAAGTTGCTTGCCAATTGGGAAGGCATTCGTCAATTGAAACTGAGCGATGCCGAACGTCTCACCGGCGGCAGAGGCGAAGCGGCTCAATCACGCATCGTCGGTCGGCGTTGGAAAGGCGAACCGCCTCCATTTCGAAACTTGCGATGGACAACCCAAGCGGCCGACTCCGCCAATTCCAGATTGGACGTGTTTCCTGCGTCCACGGTTGGAGTCGAATCGGTCAACGGCGAAACCAAATTTCAGAAGCAGTATTCGCCCAGCCCAAGCGTGTGGGACGACCGGATTGATGAAGCGGCTGTCTTTCAAGTCGAGATGCAGCATCAACAATCCCCCGCGAATTCGTTTCGATTGCGAATGGGCAAAGGCGGTCAAATCTATTCGCTTCGAGGCTCGTTCGGCGAGAGTTTGCCGCCATCTTGGAGAAAGCCCGGTGGCAAACTGTCGCCTTGGAACGATGAGGTTTGGCAGTTCGTTGCTGTGTGTACTCAGTTCAACGGCATCAAGACACAGCGGCCCAATCGACGTCGACCGGAACAATCATCGTCACAAGTCGAAGAGGTCAAGAACAAACTGGCGGAACTCGGGCTGAGTGACACTTTCTTTGTTCACAACTCGGGGGCGTACATCCCCAATTCGTCGGAGCTGAAGTCTCTGTACTGCCCACTGCTGGCCTACGAGATCGACGAAGACGCTCGTGCCATTCGAATGTTGAACTGGGGGTTGGTTCCGCAGATCCGAAGCGTGCATCGATCGCCGTTGCTGTATTACACACAAATTCGCGATGCGGGCGATGGCGTGATCGAGATGACTTGGGTGGTGCATAACTTCAGCCAACGAGAGGACGTCGTTTTTGATCACCTCAATGCACCATGGGGCGGCACACGGATTAGCAGTTTGCCGCTTCGGTACGTGGCGTCTCCGGAAGGCGAATTGCTTGAGCGGGAAGGGTTTTTGAGCGAACACGGCACCGTGGACGTTCGCGAAACCGCGGGTTGGAATTTGTCGTGTCAATCCGATGCGGACGACAGCCCAAGTTTGGCGTTGGTGTACGGTCGCGACAAACATCTGGAACGCGAGTTGGAACGCAAGGCCAACGGCGAAGCTTATTGCCAATTCAAACACTCGTTGTATCGCGATTGGCGTGCGAGCGATCCGCTCTACAAAAACGAATGGAATGATTGGGCGACTCGGCCGGAAAATAGTTTCCGCAACTACGACGTTTGCGAGATAATTCCAAAGCTTCGCATCGTTCCGGGATCGACGATTTGGTTTCGCAGCTACCTGGTTGTTGGTGAAAAAGCAGCAACCATGAAGCGGGCTCAATCGCTGGTGGACCACGTCGACTATGGGCTGTTGGATTTTCGTGCGGACCAGTGCCCCATGACGACGGTTGTTCGTGGCGACGTGTCGATGCAGTTGTTTGCGAAGCCGGTTTCCGGATCGTTGCCGGTGTTTGAAATCGAACATACCGAAACCGGGCAAAACATTCTGACCACTGATCCTTATTACTTTGTCGAAAACCAACCGCTGGATTTGGATCTGCCGAGCGATCACCCACAGCGAGATTATTTCGCTAGCGTTCGTGGCTACTTTCTCGACCGCAACCACAGCAAGTGGAAACGTTTGGTGGGATACGCCCTGGTCGAACCTCCCGCAGAAGGCGGCTCACATGCGAATGGGACCTGGAAACGTCTGTCCAGCGTGCTGAACTTGCAAGTGGCGGCGGAGGACAACAAGTATCATCGAGATGTCTGGGTTCAATGCAGTGACACGGCATCCAATGTAGAAGCGAGGGCAACGGAATGA
- a CDS encoding right-handed parallel beta-helix repeat-containing protein: protein MNDMYCLLPFPNPKLGSIVISMQRSLFASRLFVVLAVLLGGGHFAVAGAESASQVESSGSVQTDESSPVVLGYGVGNFRDGKLLAKDNFETLDDWVVQIEDRKGFPEASVQAKDGTLDCLVPGRGCTVWYRNKLPTRIAITYDVVCPTHDPAIRGVEPRDLNQFWMATDPADPEKGLFDESRYSGKFTDYDKMHGYYASSGGRKNTTTRMRRYPRSKNGKPVPHVALNEQDNHPGYLIKPNRKMTVQLVAYDDVVQYILDGRLVYQFRQGDSVGLEDRDSEGKIVQRMTQLGPEGGVAYREGFFGFRMVGTHHVYSNFRVHELLPIEPDETSASRPVIRVHSIEGLRRAAKESGQQIVMTPGEYFIADRKGLRFSGSDNDVELTGVKLNVPIEVASGRDLFRLTGNDITIRGGFIEDTYPDGSTEVTDFGSYNQGRKYGKMNEMEITGDNNRVIGMKMIIRGSYPYGYGNMFGIGGGSVLRLRKHCGIQITGNDAVIDGCQIKMEAFGHAIFVQGGNRTTVRNTIVEGTVRRSNDCYAETDDGDLANRFNYKLQWPEDVRGLPIPRDHMINCTEDGIRAYKGAGEMVVDNCVVKKARGGIKLYMAKNATVTNCEVLDCVVQGYSLPRRGVIRNCCGNAAYGPLLYVHSDSHSGQQIDLEVLPAPHSLGDHPLAAIKGKGHDIRLWQRSPAEETLRPIIIGYALRFDFLSVDFPDVPKGHETLFETHAPKTYRASDITLTNDTQHPVVLAELSSGNHVSSLGSVTDLGIDNELESITHTDNVKDTP from the coding sequence ATGAACGACATGTATTGTTTGCTCCCTTTTCCAAATCCAAAGCTTGGTTCAATAGTCATTTCCATGCAGCGTTCTCTGTTTGCATCCCGTTTGTTCGTTGTCCTCGCCGTGTTGCTCGGCGGTGGTCACTTCGCCGTGGCCGGTGCTGAATCGGCGAGCCAGGTCGAATCGTCGGGATCTGTTCAGACGGACGAGTCGTCGCCTGTTGTGCTCGGCTATGGCGTGGGGAACTTTCGTGATGGCAAGTTACTTGCGAAAGACAACTTTGAAACGCTCGACGACTGGGTGGTGCAGATCGAAGATCGCAAAGGGTTCCCAGAGGCTTCGGTTCAAGCGAAGGATGGGACGTTGGATTGTTTGGTTCCGGGGCGTGGTTGCACGGTTTGGTACCGGAACAAATTGCCGACACGAATCGCGATCACGTATGACGTGGTTTGCCCCACCCATGATCCCGCCATTCGCGGTGTGGAACCGCGGGATTTGAATCAGTTTTGGATGGCGACCGATCCAGCGGATCCAGAGAAGGGATTGTTTGATGAATCTCGCTATTCGGGGAAGTTCACGGACTACGATAAAATGCATGGCTACTACGCCAGCAGTGGAGGACGCAAGAACACGACGACTCGCATGCGCCGCTACCCTCGGTCAAAGAACGGCAAGCCCGTTCCTCACGTGGCTTTGAACGAACAAGACAACCACCCCGGTTATCTGATAAAGCCCAATCGCAAGATGACAGTCCAGTTGGTCGCTTATGACGACGTGGTTCAGTACATCTTGGACGGAAGGTTGGTCTATCAATTTCGACAAGGCGACTCGGTCGGATTGGAAGACCGAGATTCTGAGGGCAAGATTGTTCAGCGGATGACGCAACTGGGGCCTGAAGGCGGCGTTGCTTATCGCGAAGGTTTTTTCGGTTTCCGCATGGTCGGAACCCACCATGTCTATTCCAATTTTCGCGTGCACGAGTTGCTGCCGATCGAACCGGATGAGACGTCTGCCAGCCGACCTGTCATTCGAGTCCATTCCATTGAAGGACTTCGGCGCGCTGCGAAGGAGAGTGGACAGCAGATTGTGATGACGCCCGGTGAGTACTTCATCGCGGACCGCAAAGGGCTGAGGTTTTCCGGTTCCGACAATGACGTCGAGCTGACTGGCGTCAAACTGAACGTGCCAATTGAGGTGGCATCGGGGCGAGACTTGTTTCGACTCACGGGAAACGACATCACCATTCGTGGCGGTTTCATCGAAGACACGTACCCGGATGGTTCAACGGAAGTGACCGATTTTGGAAGTTACAACCAAGGTCGCAAGTATGGGAAAATGAATGAGATGGAGATCACCGGCGACAACAATCGGGTGATCGGGATGAAGATGATCATTCGCGGGTCGTACCCGTATGGATACGGCAACATGTTCGGCATCGGTGGCGGCAGTGTGCTTCGGCTGAGGAAACACTGCGGCATTCAAATCACGGGAAACGATGCCGTGATCGACGGTTGCCAGATCAAGATGGAAGCCTTTGGCCACGCGATTTTTGTGCAAGGTGGCAATCGCACGACGGTCCGAAATACGATCGTCGAGGGCACGGTTCGGCGCAGCAACGATTGTTACGCTGAAACCGACGACGGTGATTTGGCCAATCGATTCAACTACAAATTGCAGTGGCCGGAAGACGTGCGTGGTTTGCCAATTCCCCGCGACCACATGATCAACTGCACCGAAGACGGCATCCGTGCGTACAAGGGCGCCGGCGAGATGGTCGTGGACAATTGCGTGGTCAAGAAAGCACGTGGCGGAATTAAGCTTTACATGGCGAAGAATGCGACGGTCACCAATTGCGAAGTCCTCGACTGCGTCGTGCAGGGTTATTCATTGCCTCGGCGCGGTGTGATCCGAAACTGCTGCGGCAACGCAGCCTATGGTCCTCTGTTGTACGTGCACTCCGATTCTCACTCGGGTCAGCAAATTGATCTGGAGGTGCTGCCTGCTCCTCATTCACTCGGTGATCACCCCTTGGCGGCGATTAAAGGCAAGGGGCATGACATCCGGCTGTGGCAACGTTCGCCTGCGGAAGAAACGCTGCGTCCGATCATCATTGGCTACGCTTTGAGGTTTGATTTCTTGAGCGTTGACTTTCCAGATGTTCCAAAGGGGCATGAGACGCTCTTTGAAACACACGCCCCGAAGACCTATCGAGCCTCTGACATCACGCTCACCAACGACACACAGCACCCCGTTGTGCTGGCTGAACTGTCGAGCGGCAATCACGTCAGCAGTCTGGGCTCCGTGACGGATCTTGGCATCGACAATGAACTGGAATCAATTACCCACACCGACAACGTAAAGGACACACCATGA
- a CDS encoding glycoside hydrolase family protein: MKSRRSLNALLPSLLLGMVCCPNLAVSDETWRIETQEEWTSGLESSSELKLKDGQAVPTAKLATLMSELKTFPMKRSAKSIVVTQSADWLNWEPAGNLGPVNLGDAPVMLSLGPDNYWMFGRYGSGRNRKDRSKQAPFQPEPATLDGFEMPLKTTPFANQYDAPGGLKKRLGGYHAWQSRDMVNWVHHGPITESFAKWMTTAEFADGKAYFYYDFPNDQDPHVYVDSDLFDGVPGENKSMAYDDPTHGSDCAIIRDLDGQFHLILEDWSPINAQTHAWDSPLAVHAVSPDGLQDFKALSPPIDERTKPTGEIGTYKHPHWLKENPERFKTNIAKYEIHKPEQNAYGDWAAISIGVQYYLFCDYDPADSKSMSVGWFTSKSIDEPFTWCGNIGKGHPDPDIMFAEGKFYLATQQAMDFVSDGPWVDGVQIRVGVDVDQDQSIDQWTEWTTIKESYDHVPGFAKQVSRTPAELDLSKLPEGFGYQFEIKLEDTTENDSKPVLDSVELMFD, encoded by the coding sequence ATGAAATCACGACGATCGTTGAACGCCCTTTTGCCCTCATTGCTGCTTGGCATGGTCTGTTGTCCGAATCTCGCAGTGTCCGATGAGACCTGGCGGATTGAAACGCAGGAAGAGTGGACGTCGGGCTTGGAATCGAGTTCTGAACTCAAGCTGAAGGATGGCCAAGCTGTTCCGACGGCCAAGCTCGCGACTTTGATGAGTGAGCTGAAAACGTTTCCGATGAAGCGGTCGGCCAAGTCCATCGTTGTGACTCAGTCGGCTGATTGGTTGAACTGGGAACCAGCGGGAAACCTCGGACCAGTCAATCTGGGTGACGCGCCGGTGATGTTGAGTCTCGGACCAGACAATTACTGGATGTTTGGTCGATATGGAAGTGGGCGAAACCGCAAAGACCGATCCAAACAAGCTCCGTTTCAGCCGGAGCCCGCCACGTTGGACGGATTCGAGATGCCGCTGAAGACGACTCCGTTTGCCAATCAATACGACGCACCCGGCGGCTTGAAAAAACGCCTCGGTGGCTATCACGCTTGGCAGAGTCGTGACATGGTCAACTGGGTGCACCATGGCCCGATCACGGAAAGCTTTGCCAAGTGGATGACCACCGCAGAATTCGCGGACGGCAAGGCGTACTTTTACTACGATTTTCCCAACGACCAAGACCCGCATGTGTACGTGGACAGTGATCTGTTCGACGGCGTGCCGGGCGAGAACAAGAGCATGGCCTACGACGACCCAACGCACGGATCGGATTGTGCGATCATCCGTGATTTGGACGGTCAGTTTCATTTGATCTTGGAAGATTGGAGTCCCATCAACGCGCAGACGCACGCGTGGGATTCGCCTTTGGCTGTGCACGCTGTCAGTCCCGATGGGCTGCAGGATTTCAAAGCGTTGTCGCCACCGATCGATGAACGCACCAAGCCAACCGGTGAGATCGGAACGTATAAGCACCCGCACTGGTTGAAGGAAAACCCCGAGCGATTCAAGACTAACATCGCGAAGTATGAAATTCACAAGCCAGAACAAAACGCGTACGGCGACTGGGCAGCGATCTCGATCGGCGTCCAGTACTACTTGTTCTGCGACTACGATCCAGCGGACAGCAAGTCGATGAGCGTCGGTTGGTTCACTTCCAAAAGCATCGATGAACCGTTCACTTGGTGCGGCAACATTGGCAAGGGCCATCCTGATCCGGACATCATGTTTGCCGAGGGCAAGTTCTATCTCGCGACGCAGCAGGCAATGGACTTTGTCAGCGATGGACCTTGGGTGGACGGAGTGCAAATTCGAGTCGGCGTGGATGTTGACCAAGATCAGTCGATTGATCAGTGGACCGAGTGGACCACCATCAAAGAAAGCTACGACCATGTGCCAGGCTTCGCCAAACAAGTCTCGCGAACGCCCGCTGAGCTGGATTTGTCCAAGTTGCCCGAAGGGTTCGGCTACCAGTTTGAGATCAAGTTGGAAGACACCACCGAGAACGATTCGAAACCCGTGCTGGACTCAGTGGAATTGATGTTCGACTGA
- a CDS encoding endonuclease domain-containing protein — protein sequence MSHDHASNRRKNSTRSEGLLWSILRGQQVCGLKFRREHSIAPWIVDFACLAKSLVVEIDGGYHDATIERDMRRQRDLESRGWQVLRFTDEEVENDAEAVARAIVAAIGMEYSFQPRLKTGSGARNIHAKKPKPK from the coding sequence ATGTCCCACGACCACGCAAGCAATCGCCGCAAGAACAGCACTCGATCCGAAGGCTTGCTGTGGTCCATTCTTCGCGGGCAACAAGTTTGCGGACTCAAGTTTCGTCGCGAACATTCCATTGCACCTTGGATCGTTGACTTTGCGTGCCTCGCGAAATCACTTGTCGTTGAGATTGATGGTGGCTACCACGATGCGACGATCGAGCGCGACATGCGTCGGCAGCGCGACTTGGAATCACGCGGGTGGCAGGTCTTGAGGTTCACGGATGAGGAAGTCGAAAACGATGCCGAAGCTGTTGCTCGTGCGATCGTCGCAGCGATAGGGATGGAGTATTCGTTTCAGCCGAGGTTGAAGACGGGCAGCGGAGCGCGGAATATTCACGCGAAGAAACCCAAACCGAAGTGA